A stretch of DNA from Plodia interpunctella isolate USDA-ARS_2022_Savannah chromosome 11, ilPloInte3.2, whole genome shotgun sequence:
tttttaaggttTGAACACACTGGACGCACTAGACACACCCACCACGATCACCTCATCAAATCGTAGTAATACCACTGTATCGAATGAATACAATGAcgaaaaaaatgaattaataaacaaaggCGAAAATACAATAAGGAACAGGTGCTGCAGCAGCGCTTGTGGAAAGTCAAGTGCTAGCATGTTAACCAAATTGTTGAGTACGacaaagaaagaaacaaataatatggGAGTAGCCTGTCCAccggtaaataataaatacttaataatataatttcagaaTGATTGTGTAAGGGATCGTAATCATAGATGGGTTTTCACCCGACGGGTTTGCATCCGACTTTTTGAGCTAATAGTAGACCCAACTAATGATCGTAATATTTACGAATTTTGTGATAGTGTTGTTATATACTGAGATAACCTTGGAGAGAACTAATAAATCGGACACTGGgatccgacgctcaatggttTAGGGAGGAagaaaaaatttgaataaatttaatttcatagttATCCTTGAAAGAGTTCAAACTATTAACGCTTGAAACCGTTATCAATCTAGTCTAGctgcattaaaataaatatgaatgaaacCTCTATAATATAGAAATTCTAAAAGGCTGGGAAGAAACGTAACAAAGAGAGAAGATTAAGAATTTATCCGTGTCAAACCCAGTAGGcgggttaaaaatatactgaCCGTCCATTGCTGGCTAAtggattaacacataattTTCAATGTCAAAAGCTATATAGTTTGGCTATATAGCTATATAGCTaacaaatagtttttctttaaaaaatctgacgatatttttacattaaccTATTGCGTCACTTGGGTACCAGGCAGACGAATCGTTGGAACCTATGATATTAAAGAAGGCAAAGCACAATGAAGGACTTTCTATTTTCAGAGCTGTATATCGAGATTTCGTGGCTCTTCTAATCCTAGGTAAGATTCCTCAGACTTTTATTATGGCTCCTGAACGAGTGTAAACACTATCGCCAAACAGGACGATGACCTGAATGAAagtacattgcgtagtttgtgcGTTTTTCTACAGCatagaaaaactaaaaatttacgTCGAAACCGGCAAATAGTTGGCCATTAGTGTTGAGTTACTATTAGTCCACGTTTAACTTAACTAATGGTTGTTAGTCTATCGCCTATGagaatctccagtttatattTAGCAATTTTCAATGGATTTCTTCGTTCTTGGACTAGTACAATGATCCAGCAATATTCTGGAGATATGTACGTGTTAAAGTATTTCTAATGTGATTATCACCTGTTAAGCGTTCGTGCGGACGTTGCCTAACGATCAATCCTACACTAACGAGACGTTACATCTCCTTTGCGTGAGATTTCAATTGATAAATCTAGGTGACAGATCTACCACCATAAAGGTATCATCATCAATAGATATTGAGAGTACTAATAATGGAAGAATACATGTGGAGCTAAACATCGTTTGACGaccacggtggcgcagtggtaaagtacttgcctatgaaccgagagatcccgggtttaTCACCGGTCgggccatgatggaaaatgatctttttctgattggcccgggtcttggatgtttatttgttataaaatatagtgtcgttgagttagtatcccataacacaagtctcaaaattactttagggctagctcaatctgtgtgacttgtcctaatatattatttatcgtaTTCTGTTGATATTTGGTGTGCCCGTTTATTAAagtcgtaaataaataaatcgtttaTTATTCTCTCCACTTACTaatgatttacaaaatttgttttggGTAGATTCGtagtaaatgttaataaaactattctattattatatactaaaattactaaataaaatacattatttaagtCGACACAATATTCTCACTTTTTTTCAGAATCACTCTTCCCAGTTTACCGTCCTGTCCTTCGACGCCATGTAAgcacattttcatataatcccactaaatataaatgcgaaaatttgtgaggacgtATGCATGttcgttactctttcacgaaaaTCTACttactgaacggattgttatgaaatttggtacacgtgtaaaaatataacctggaataacacatagggtaacttttatcccgaaattcccgcaagagcgaagccccggtgcgaatacatatatttagttctattttttatcttgttttCGTTTCTGCTCACgcgatttttgtttttctgctatcaaaggtaaaaaaatataacataaaattcccacgggaagaATCCCCGGGCGCTGCTAGTATTGTAAACTCCTTTTtgcttaaatttataattattaatattataattcttaaaatattggtaaaaaatatataaaatgttatgtataaTAGTATACATAACTCTCCGATTGTTTGCGGCCAAAGAATTTTCAGTTTCGGCCATGAATTAGCTACAACCTTTTCACATGATCAAACCGATCTAGTTTTGTGGATCAAACGTCTATTGGGGACAGTGAGAAATTTCCACATCACATCGATTTcacatcaaatattttgttacgaGTGATTGCTTGCTAAGTCATTAAGTTAGGTACTTCAAGTTATCGTTTTActgtataagtatattaaattattttttttacaggtgTTATGCCTAATATAACTAGAAGTTGCTGTTCGTTGTGTTGTGAGCAAACCTAATTCGACCGTCAAAAACATTGCATATACTCGTAATAAAAAGGTatgaactaaataatatagaatatcaACTCAAAAAAGAATTGACACAGATGAGTTATTATCGTAGTTCCTTATAGTGAGCTTAATGGTTAGCGCGCTCAATGGTCgttcattggatgggtgacctaAAATGTTGATTTTCGGAGGGCACGTTAAGCCGTTGATTTCGGTTTTAATTGCAGTCGTTAGAACCCACtaatccgcaatgggccctCATGGTGGGTAACAGCCCATACTTTTTATCTATCCTTATGCCCCAGGCCAGTGCCCTAGCAgtgggaaaattaaaatagctgATGACGATGATGACACTGTTTGAAATCGCACAGATTCAAATTTCACCTTTACGTATCCATCTAGCGCTttagtcaatatttttcaggtgCAATTCGAGGATTAAAATAGATTCCTTCAAAATAGGGGTCTATTGTGTCtttgtatttcttttagagtttttaattttactttatttcgCTATTCAGGTTAAACATTACTAATTGctgagtaaaatatttatttttttcagttttgggtcatataaattattgtggaCATTAAATACCCCAAGaactcatttaaaaattaagtagataATAATGCAATGTGGACTATATCAGTTGTGACCGTAAGTATTCTACGAAGATTGATTCAAAATTTATGTGATTTGTTTGAGGGTGCGCATAGAATGTTATTATaactgttttgttttgttataatattattattgaaattattttataatgtcttGTAAGTACTTGTTAATAAAGGATTTAAATGCTATTTGctgactttttatttaacaggTCACGAAAGCGGTCCCCTGGCTCCTACGCTTAACAGCTAAGGAGGTACCCGGAAAATGCtctgatgagagagagagaaataacAGAACGCACTAAAAGAGGTACTTTCACACATGTAAATTGGAAAAAAGTTTTTCGCAGTTCGtctcatataatatattaatatatgtccCTATGTACctgcataaataattttatattttctttcaatggCAACATTCAGATGACgatactggtacaactaaggtacacaaatattgccaatggaggcaaaaagcgccaattttcaatattgttgcagatttacgaccaaaaataccttctacgcaatcgtggtgcgagtttaaaggaaaaagaaaggatttagtggattggattatcctgaaaataataacactaggtattttaggttatgtactgcattatttggtcaactgtgatcataaactgataaactgatataaacttgaagatcttacctgtatgaagtccatattttattaagtcttcacgtgtgaagtgttccgagcttcttttcgaaataaacgttttaatcgacatagtaaaaggcggcaaagcttttgtgtacctaccatacagtgctgtactctggcgggataaatgtgcagtaatactccctattatgTTCTTCTGTGGGgcaaaaactataattagGCCATagacaaaatagaaaaaaaaagaaaaagatttttttttcttaaaaaaaaatcgtctGTCAAACAAATTTCAGTGAACATCAACACGTGAACACAAAcagtaaattattatgaaagataatataaacacaataatttaataaaaatgaaataacacTATTATGTGCATCTGAGCATTTTTGCGATGCAGTTTTCGTATTAAGTTAATTGGGGACGGTATAGTCACAAATTTATAGACCATGGCATTTACAatcgtataaataaataggtaagaaAGTTTTATCCATTGTTCCACGCCACtcactttaaatatatttcaataagcATTGCCATACAAAGCTGCCAGCTGTCTGGGCACCTTACCTCAAAGCAACGAATTGCCgggattaatatttttgaaaatgtacattcttttagttttaattttgtgctTAGTTAACAAtgttataagaaatataaatgtcataaaaataaatatttatatatttccttaattatttcaatggcTCAGTGACAAAAAGAGGTTTTACGGTAGAGAATTTCAGCTTCGAAACTTTCGTCGCTACATACGTTAGCTGTTGTTTTACTAATAACGTTTGGTGCTTCTTATTGCAGATCAGAAACCGTCTTATCGATCCTAGACTAGATGTTTCCCATTTATACCATCTTTTTCTATCGATTTGTATGAGTCCTCTCTGAGTTTTAAACCTTAGTTTCATTCAGGTTTTTCTTATCgagtattacatattataataatcattgtTATAAACACATTTTCGCTTGGCGTTTTAGGCTTAAAACTCTAAGATCAAATTTTACGGGAAAGGAAAACTGAATGTTTGATTTGAAAACTGTGCAAAATCATTATAGATACAAAGTTTGAAACTTTCTCAATTAGTTTTCGTAAAACCctacgtacttattttttttacctgaCTGTAAAGGACAATACCcttcctttatttttttattaattttctatattaacGGATGATAAGTAATATGATGCAATTTTTGTTTACCAGGTTCTTTAAACTACGACATTAACTACTTAAACCTTCAAAATGAGGACGCCAATAATGGATCTAGCTGTAGAGATAAAGAAAGAATGCAAttcaatttatctatatatacggCAAAACATATATGTCTTTAGCGctgttttgttatgttttgtcaTGCTTTATGTTCTAGGCCATATTGTGATCAATCGCtaatttaataactattaGTGAACTTCTAAACTGCTGCTGCTTTAGCTGCTTTTatagggttactggtatcaaacgcaaaacctcctaaagacttgAGTACATCAAAACAATCACCTTGtattttacgaattttcgCGATtcgtagttttgttttttaataaaaaaatacaatctaatttacgattctacacatcttaactatgtaatagccaagcaacacaaGACAacacagtagcgttatgtagcggaatcgaacatagagttaacgtgttaaagaaacgacattaacactaaaaaaaatattttttatttattacgtttagacaaaaatcgtagaacaaaagttgcttgttttgatgtacccaagtagtttttaggaggttttgcgttttataccagtaaccctgtaatAATGGCATGTTCATGGTTTTccatataaaatgataaaaaatatttacaattttacttagctaaaaaaataatgaagatttgcaacattttttgtataaatatattgtattaattctattgaaattaaaatgtaattaagcATTTGGCAAATAAAGTATAGAAATTAATGCAAAGATTTGTTAGATTTTTACCGTACCCCGatacattaaaatagttaGCCCTGCATGCATTGAGTAGGTTATGTATTGATGATCTGTGTGTATACCCTAGATACTCATTATTTTTACCCGACTGCAAAAAAgggtattgttttttattaatttactatataGATTAGATTACCCGTCATATCACGCGCGGCTCGATAGTACAGCGATCATTATTGTTATtcaattgtctttattatctCTAACCTAgggtaatattattaaattaactgaCGATAAGTGAATATCATGCAATTTTTGTTCACCAGGTTGTTGAAACTACGACGTAGCTactaaaatcttaaaaaatgaTGAAGCAAACGGAAAGGGATCTGACAGTAGAGATAAAgaaagaattaaatttaatgtatctATATGTCCggcaaaacatatatttttttagcgcagtttttttatgttttgtcatgCTGTATGTTCTGCGACATATGGTGTTCAAGGGCTAATTACATAAGTGTGAATTTCTTAATTGCTGCGTGCTTTTGTATGATAGCATGAAAATGTTGATTGTTCTCCATTTATAAGTACaagaaatatttagaaaagaCATAGCTTACCTCAATGGAGATTTAccctgttatttataaaaaacgtTAAAGCACACAAGTTTTAcctctttctgtcaattacaaattgtaaagtgcgacagtgacaaaacatattttagtgttaattataaaaaataatgatgatttGCAACaattcttgtaaaaaaatattgtaataatttgatcgaaattataatgtaagtatttggccaataatgtattaaaattattatgatttgttagatttttattttctccgTATTCGATAAAGTGGCCTGCATGCATTGAAAATTCAattgtttgattaaaatttatattttgacttaCTACAAAATGACTTTGTTTATCTCATGGAATTACTACTAATTTAATGACATGCAAAATCATGGAATTACTGATTCCATggtttatctaaaataaaagtttaaagtttATCTAACAAAAGATCAAACTTACATCGCGCATACTaggcgtcgctgctgttgaacaaatttgacaagaaaattactgcaacaatatttttaaattttgtccaTCTCGGGACATATACTTGTCAATCTGTGGTTGTCAAACACATGGATTAATCCATAATCCTAATTTCTACTTACactataaatgtgaaagttggCCTTTGTCTCTGTATGTCTTGGTTTCATGGCTACAGGTTATTGAaattggaatagatatagttaagtTAATGACCCGACATCAAACtgctgcgggcaacagctaatcCTTATCctgacataatataaaacaagtccCCTATGCCGCTTGTTTGttcgcaataaataaaaaaaactactgcacggattttcttATGGTCTTCACCAATAGCGTTATTCGTGATTAGTTGTATAATTGATTGTTTTTGCACGAGTGAAGCCGCTGGAGGGATGGGCCGCTATAGTAGAACCGCCTAAATGAGTCCTCGCCCGCGGAGTACAAGGGGCGCGGGGGTACGACGACAAAGGGGACCGAGAGAGGTGCGGGCGGCGGGCGCATTCTTGTAAAAACTCAGTTCGCTCGCTACGCGGTTAGCGATCACACGTGTTGACAGTTGCGGACGCCTTGTGAAAGTTATACATGAGATTACATTCTCAAGATGAGTCGAAATGTTTTCGGACATAGAATTAATAGTCAGTGCAAACAAATGGCGTTTAacgtatatgaatattttagaaaaaagaaactcgaCCCAAATTCTGATGAATATAAACAAGAtatacctttaaataaaactgtagcaGAAGTTACTGGATTATCAGAAAAGACTGTATCTAGAATTGTACAACAAGGGAAAGCATTAAATGACAACGAGAGATTTAAATCACCAAGAAAACCAAAACAGGTTCGTAGAAAAAGAGTGGAAATAGACGATTTCACAAAAGGAGTGGTAAGAAGAAAAGTCACTcagttttacacaattttcaaaaaaatacctactctgAAAACTTTGAACGCTGTACTTAGAGAAGAGAATATATTACACTGCGGCAGGGAATATTTAAGGCTATTATTACATGATctaggttttaaatttaagaaatgcgGATCTAAAAGGAAACTCCTTATCGAACAGCCAAATATCACATCGTGGAGGTggaaatacctaaatactattaaaaaatatcgtagagaaagaagacatattttataccttgaCGAAACTTATGTAAACGCGTCTCATAACGTTTCAAAATGTTGGCAATCAAAGGATGAACTTGGCGTTCTATCTCATATTGGTAAAGGGGACCGTTTGATCATCGTACATTGTGGAGGTCAAATTGGATTTGTAGACGGAGCCCTTGTGATATTCAAATCCAAATGTAAAACAGGTGATTATCACGATTCTATGAATTTCGCAAATTTCAGTAAATGGATAAATGAAAAGCTCATGCCTAATATACCGCAAAATTCTGTCATAGTAATGGACAACGCAGCTTATCATTCGGTTCGAGAAGAGAAAAAGCCAACTATGGCTTCTACCAAGCCAACTATGCAAGAATGGCTACGACGACATAACGTGCCTTTTGATGAAAAACTTAGAAAAGAtgacttatataaattaattaaaagccatttcacagaagatatttacaaaattgacgaGGTATTGAAAAGAAACGGACACGAAGTATTGCGTTTGCCTCCATATCACCCAGACCTGAACCCCATTGAGTTGGTCTGGGGTGATATCAAAGGACAATTAGCACAAAAAAGTATCGACTCTAATTTGGaccagaaaaaagaaatattagagAGATTATTTGCTGAATATCCCAAAGAGAAATGGGAGAATTGTGTTAAACACGTGATTAAAATCGAAGACGAATATTGCAAACATGATGGAGCACTAGATGaagttgttgattttattattaatgtgcaAGACGATTCTGATGATTCTGATGATGGCTGTTTCGAAAGTGAAGAATCAAGTTCCAGTGATACTGATATTATGGACATAagtgattgatttataattttgataaattttgcataaataaatattacatacataactttattaccttttttttacctacatatcatacctatatatcataaaatcacatttttatcgaattgttttgtatgaaaaataaaaatttgaaaataacaataatcgaAAAATGCTTATGCTATTTAATTCATGTACGTGGTCTCGTTGATACCATGGAGATATGGGATAACAAAAGGAACACGTTGTATAGTTTACagttgtttcattcaaattttgtatagccattattaattttttaataaaaatcttcaccTGTTTGCCGCTAACCACTATGACTTCACATATCTCAAGAAATGTCCAGTAACATTTCGCCTCTTGTATTACACGCTACGCTCGACCGCCGCCCGCACCTCTTTCGTTCCCCTTCGTCGTCGTACCCCCGCGCCCCTTGTACTCCGCGGGCGAGGACTCATTTAGGCGGTTCTACTATAGGTGACTATACATTCACAactatcccaactaatattgtaaatgcgaatgtaagtttgtttgttactcttctcgcattatctactgcaccgattgttatgaaatttggtacacggttaaaaaatattctggaataacacatagggtaatttttatcccgaaactcccacgggagcgaagccccgggcgcagctagttaatgATAAAAGTTTATACCAGCTACATCAAACTCAGATATCAACGCGAATGCTTGaatgaacaataaatatactcttttaaattttatttacccaGTGTATGCCAAATAAGCCAAAGTTTTACGGAATGGCAAAAGTATATACCTAGTCGGAATTACATTGGTACTTTATGATATTGGGTCTTACGCTTTCTTTCCATTGCTTTAAAGAAATGCTTAAAATCTGTGCCTTTCTGTCACATTAACGCAAGAATTCTGTCAAAAATATCTACATcacaaacaaagaaacttaTCGCTTCAATATggttaaataacaatatggGATTTGGAATGATAATGATTTGGATCAGAATAATGTCAATGAAGTAGTCATGGCCAAGAGAAGAGTGTACACAGGTACGTCATATACACTCTATTACTAACCTACTGGTTTATTTAGCTTCCATTTGTTGCTACTAATCTTACTCTCTCTTCTTTCCTTCATCGGACTACtactacatgagtcagattggtatataaaatcAAGTGGTACGAgttggattcgaacctgggacctttcgattcacaggtCACAGTCTTAACCATAACATCACCACcgctaaaattaaaatatctgcCCCTTCAAATGTCTGAGAGTAACGAAATCACTTTTCCCCCAGGTTGCTACACCCATGGATCAGAACCTATCACGGCACTATCAAAAaggaaaatcaaatatttcgtAAGATTTTCCAAAGAAAAATacgatttaatatataattttgtgatgGATTACTACTTTTTGCTCGGCactttatttttcgttttggTAATGAGTTTTGTCTTTCCTGATTTTGTGCATAAGATCAATACAAGTAAAGATATCATGTCATTAAAAAAGATGGTCAATTTTATGTCTGTAAGTATTATGtagtcaaatttatttttattacaatgtcaTATAACTAGATAGCTGCtcgtaatatattattctttaaattGCTTATGAAAGCAGTGAGACGCAaccaaccaatcacattgcggtatGATTGTTATCGTGTCAAAATGCctgtaaaaaatgaaacaaattcgCACTaataaaaacctttttatAGAGAGAAGTGAGTCGTGCAGAGGTAGCGTGTCTGACTGTAGCTGATGATTTGTGTTATCTTCAATGCACCATGCAAGATGGCTTCACTGGAACTGTTAGTACGTTTCATCACCAAGtgaattttagtttaatatacTCGTAGTTTCAgcaatgtaaaaattttagCATTCCAGCAGCATTTTACGGCAGCCTTAGTTTACCCGCCAAGGAAGACCGCAAGGCCaggaaacaaaaatgaaaatatattgctgATCTGCCACCAGCCGAGAAGCTCCCACCAAGTGGTGACCTCCCCTAGAATTCTACAGACTCCAGGCTGGAAACAGCAGATGCAGTGAATACCAAGCTAAGGGGGGTTTTTCGGGTAACAATCTGTGTGACTGTGGAGCTATATATGTAAACCATAGCCCATATTTTGTCAAGTCTGAATTGCCCCTCGTCCTGAACAGTAGCAGACCTCAGTGAGGCTAATGACAGGCTAATCATTAGTGAATGGCAACCTCACACtacagataaaattaaataatgttgattTGGTTGGCATGTGGTTGTGTTGGTCTGTAgatgttgtaaaaaaatcgcAAGTTCAACAATAATCAGCTCCGCGGCAATGCTTGTGGTTCCATTGTAGTGGTTATCTAGCTTACTCGTACTCGAAGTGAATGTGAAGGGAAGGATGAAGGGATTGTAGAAAGGTTTTATCTGACTAacccaataaaattttaatcctGAAGGCGAATCACATCTAGTaacaaagataatttatatagcGTAGCGCTGCCTCGCTCTTGATGATACCTAATGTTATTCTAAATGCTCATTTTTCAGACGGAAAAACAAGTTAGAGACCTGTCAGTGTGTACGAGCTTCGTGCAGACCAAATCCGAGCCAGCCAGGATCGTGAGAAATTTTGGTTTCTTGAGAAGAATTTTCTTCCCAAAGAAAAGCAATAATAGCCAGCAAGTATGTACAATTGCCGTTATTACAATCATTCTTTGTCTTTCTTGATCATATTTGTACCAGCAGTCTCCCGCGACTTTGTCTTTGGTAGGTTTGTTTACACTATCTCTgtgttaaatttcatcaaaataaggtttatagtttttaagttaattcttgcaaacattaataaacatttatttccatGCCGTATACCTATATTTCCGTGTAgaagtatgtatatgtataccCTCTTTTTCTCTTTGATTCTCGAGTATTCCATTATCTGCTCTAAAGCCTCTAAGCTCGGGATCGGCGTAAAAATAAgccttaaaattaattattttgaagatttgattGTGATTCAACGACCGGCCGCTTACCTAACCTAAACCCTCTATGGTATATTTCAATAGCGATTTGAACTAACtactaagtataatatattttaaatattatgttatgcGGGTGAAGACTTTTGATGGGAATGCATGAGATGGTCTAACTTCTGAATCAATGCATGCAGCTGTTTTATAATCATCAGCTCTttcctaatttatatttttttatttcaggaaATAACATTAATGTCCTACGTGTACACGAACTCGCTGGATGCCCTCCAGCCAAATGCGACGTTGTAATCTTGTgactaaaaatttaaagttatcatgtgctatattatagaaataagtttcattcaagattttgtttttatcagaACTTTTCTCTAATGTCTCTGAATTAATAGCTCCTAGGAATACTTGGAGCGACAGTTTATATGTTTtcactatataattattagctCCTACATAGAGCTAATGAAAAAATGTCCCAATAAATCCTTCTATCATTAAAGTAATGCCAACAGTAAATTTTCCAACTGACTAGAAACAGTTTGAAATTTCTGAAGATGATTGAACTGTTGACCTGGAAAATAACGAGTTGGTAGCagaagtaatattataaaatgtcagTCAGAATTCAGGCACAAGCTTGTTTATTAGTAGAAAGTAAATGAAGTCCTGTTAGCAGACAACGCTGGGTGTACAACCAATACATCaaatcttgaccattctatttggtattgcaattacaaaaaaaaatagttcgtTAAATACCTACCgatataagtatgtaatgttctaatatttgtgtaaaaacCCTTTTTCAACCCTCAGATCAAATTTTTCCCTTTCCCTTTCTAAACCTATGAATCAATTGTACCACGAACCCGGGtgcttttttcttctttttgttgataaatGCCCAAACGCGGGgtcctttctaaatctatgaccTTTGCCATGAACAAATCAAGAGGTATGGggagataaaaaatacgtttgacataatatgacaaaaaaatagcattcaggtcaaatatttaaatcatggAAGTACCGTAAATATACTTCCatgatttaaattgtaatatcaTGATAGATCTACAGAATCTTATAAAAATGGCctaaacaaatgaaatattatatactgaaCACGAGCATAACCCTAGTAAGCATCACTTTTTGAGTAACAAGATCTCATAACAAATTATGAGAACTGCAATGATCCAAAATAAAAGACACGATTGTTTTCACAATTATCATATGAACAGAGCATCAAGACAATGCCACTAAAACGATTTAAAACGGGTTGTGTAGATACTATACTCTTATTTGGCGTTTTGACATTAATTGTTCATGTTAGTATTGAAATATGGCAGAGATATGCTAATAACAAGTTGGGCAGAGCAAGGAGACACCAGTCAAAGGTAAGcatggaatatatttttacttctttGCATGTCGAT
This window harbors:
- the LOC128673605 gene encoding uncharacterized protein LOC128673605, which gives rise to MSNNEAIVNCFESYLDDLVDSFQDFIQKSLLLITIGIGSLIGLLLYFIKSCNRENLTGLNTLDALDTPTTITSSNRSNTTVSNEYNDEKNELINKGENTIRNRCCSSACGKSSASMLTKLLSTTKKETNNMGVACPPSCISRFRGSSNPRITLPSLPSCPSTPCVMPNITRSCCSLCCEQT
- the LOC135309816 gene encoding uncharacterized protein LOC135309816 → MSRNVFGHRINSQCKQMAFNVYEYFRKKKLDPNSDEYKQDIPLNKTVAEVTGLSEKTVSRIVQQGKALNDNERFKSPRKPKQVRRKRVEIDDFTKGVVRRKVTQFYTIFKKIPTLKTLNAVLREENILHCGREYLRLLLHDLGFKFKKCGSKRKLLIEQPNITSWRWKYLNTIKKYRRERRHILYLDETYVNASHNVSKCWQSKDELGVLSHIGKGDRLIIVHCGGQIGFVDGALVIFKSKCKTGDYHDSMNFANFSKWINEKLMPNIPQNSVIVMDNAAYHSVREEKKPTMASTKPTMQEWLRRHNVPFDEKLRKDDLYKLIKSHFTEDIYKIDEVLKRNGHEVLRLPPYHPDLNPIELVWGDIKGQLAQKSIDSNLDQKKEILERLFAEYPKEKWENCVKHVIKIEDEYCKHDGALDEVVDFIINVQDDSDDSDDGCFESEESSSSDTDIMDISD
- the LOC128673582 gene encoding uncharacterized protein LOC128673582 gives rise to the protein MAKRRVYTGCYTHGSEPITALSKRKIKYFVRFSKEKYDLIYNFVMDYYFLLGTLFFVLVMSFVFPDFVHKINTSKDIMSLKKMVNFMSREVSRAEVACLTVADDLCYLQCTMQDGFTGTTEKQVRDLSVCTSFVQTKSEPARIVRNFGFLRRIFFPKKSNNSQQEITLMSYVYTNSLDALQPNATL